From a region of the Campylobacter anatolicus genome:
- a CDS encoding 4Fe-4S dicluster domain-containing protein — MSNNVKKYMMIHDENLCIGCQGCSVACRSENGVPMGVYRLQVHSKVSGEFPNLKMDFIRQSCVMCEDSPCVDVCPTGASFKTKEGITLLDHRTCVSCKYCILACPYDARFVEPDTGEIGKCTFCYETRLAKGEQPACVTVCPTDALIFGDLNDETSEVSKILKEKKYYLPKAELNTHPQLAMIANRKGGHNE, encoded by the coding sequence TGATACACGATGAAAATTTATGTATTGGCTGTCAGGGCTGTTCGGTAGCATGTAGAAGCGAAAATGGCGTTCCTATGGGTGTTTATCGTCTGCAAGTGCATTCAAAAGTAAGCGGAGAGTTTCCAAATTTAAAGATGGATTTTATACGCCAAAGCTGTGTTATGTGTGAAGATAGTCCATGCGTAGATGTCTGCCCTACCGGAGCAAGCTTTAAAACCAAAGAGGGCATCACATTATTAGATCATCGCACTTGTGTAAGCTGTAAATACTGTATCTTAGCCTGTCCTTATGACGCTAGGTTTGTTGAGCCTGATACTGGCGAGATAGGCAAATGTACTTTCTGCTACGAGACGCGTTTAGCAAAAGGCGAGCAGCCAGCGTGTGTAACGGTGTGTCCGACTGACGCACTCATTTTTGGTGATTTAAACGATGAAACCTCAGAAGTTTCTAAAATTTTAAAAGAGAAAAAATACTATCTACCAAAGGCGGAGCTAAATACTCATCCGCAACTAGCTATGATAGCAAACCGCAAAGGAGGACACAATGAATAA
- the nrfD gene encoding NrfD/PsrC family molybdoenzyme membrane anchor subunit: MNNMWGSMAQYTEIYWPWPIAIYLFLAGLSAGAMMVAIKLRWKLIDPNAVSAESKFDACFKAATIIAPITICIGLSLLVFDLGKPLNFYWILLKYNFTSVMSIGVALLLVYTPFAFAYLLVAFAPQIKSMNIGLLNGLSNLMLRPLLLKFIEILLFILAIGVGVYTGFLLSAVHKLPLWDTPILPILFLVSGFSSGIAASVLGGMLLFKKDVDRHIVASLLKFDLITIVCELVLLGVLFALMFGGNEASVAVAKSVLSSSYLSQIFWFGVIGVGLILPIIIDFTALKGHAYKPAVIIFNTLIVITGVILLRYYIVYAGQIFTGA; this comes from the coding sequence ATGAATAATATGTGGGGAAGTATGGCTCAATACACCGAGATTTACTGGCCGTGGCCGATAGCGATTTATCTATTTTTAGCAGGGCTTTCAGCGGGTGCTATGATGGTGGCGATTAAGCTTAGATGGAAGCTTATTGATCCAAATGCTGTTAGTGCTGAATCTAAATTTGATGCTTGTTTTAAGGCAGCAACTATCATCGCACCCATAACGATATGTATCGGACTTTCACTTTTAGTGTTTGATCTTGGTAAGCCACTTAACTTTTATTGGATACTTTTAAAGTATAACTTCACCTCTGTAATGTCAATAGGTGTTGCTTTGTTGCTTGTTTATACGCCATTTGCGTTTGCTTATTTGCTCGTTGCATTTGCTCCACAGATAAAGTCAATGAATATAGGTCTTTTAAACGGCTTATCAAATTTGATGTTACGCCCACTATTGCTTAAATTTATAGAAATTTTACTATTTATCCTAGCGATTGGCGTTGGTGTTTATACAGGATTTTTACTAAGTGCGGTGCATAAACTGCCACTTTGGGATACACCGATACTACCGATACTATTTTTAGTTTCAGGATTTAGCTCAGGTATAGCTGCTAGTGTGCTTGGCGGTATGCTTTTGTTTAAAAAAGATGTTGATAGACATATAGTTGCAAGCTTGCTTAAATTTGATCTTATTACGATAGTGTGTGAGTTGGTTCTTTTGGGTGTCTTGTTTGCTCTTATGTTTGGTGGAAATGAAGCGAGTGTTGCAGTAGCAAAGAGTGTGTTAAGCAGTAGCTATCTATCTCAAATTTTCTGGTTTGGGGTTATTGGAGTAGGGCTTATACTGCCTATCATTATTGATTTTACTGCACTAAAAGGACACGCGTATAAACCAGCTGTGATTATTTTTAACACTCTTATTGTAATCACAGGAGTAATTTTGCTAAGATATTATATAGTTTATGCTGGACAAATTTTTACAGGTGCTTAA
- a CDS encoding response regulator transcription factor, with product MKILLLEDDVQFCESVCEYLQGLGYDVDTVNDGQVACDKIVANFYHLFILDVKVPYLSGFEVIKYIKNLGLDTPIMIMTSLIDVNDMAIGYELGCNEYLKKPFELAELKLRVGELMRKYYSLDDKNIIILGGGFEFNTASKILQKDGMDVGLSAKELELVECLIMHLNRYVSMEDIRDQVWRDKEIDSADIRMHVLKIRQKTSNDFIISKRRIGYKIDAKKL from the coding sequence TTGAAAATTTTACTTTTAGAAGATGACGTTCAATTTTGTGAGAGCGTATGCGAATATCTGCAAGGGCTTGGTTATGACGTAGATACGGTCAATGATGGACAGGTAGCTTGCGATAAGATAGTAGCAAATTTTTACCATCTTTTTATACTTGATGTCAAGGTGCCATATTTAAGTGGATTTGAAGTGATAAAATACATCAAAAATTTAGGTTTAGATACACCGATAATGATAATGACTTCGCTTATAGATGTCAATGATATGGCAATAGGATATGAGCTTGGTTGTAACGAATACCTAAAAAAGCCATTTGAATTAGCCGAGCTTAAACTCCGTGTTGGTGAGCTTATGAGAAAATATTATAGCCTTGATGATAAAAATATCATCATTTTAGGTGGCGGTTTTGAGTTTAATACCGCTAGTAAAATTTTACAAAAAGATGGCATGGATGTTGGACTTAGTGCGAAAGAGCTTGAGCTAGTTGAATGCTTGATAATGCATCTAAATCGCTATGTTAGTATGGAAGATATAAGAGATCAAGTATGGAGAGACAAAGAGATAGATTCAGCTGATATTCGTATGCATGTTCTAAAAATTCGTCAAAAAACTTCAAATGATTTTATTATCTCAAAAAGGCGGATCGGCTACAAAATAGATGCAAAAAAGCTTTAA
- a CDS encoding sensor histidine kinase has translation MQKSFKIPIISTIVIMALFVFQSLTIINLSKKDESYKNLFALIKFESQIKQLFLNNATLPNSMIYRYAIIDTNLMPIVSNLEKVPESLKFVMLEEDGYLYYKSFFFKDKHPYYIIVAQEQGHKKMIFIAALMLTLVLLAVFFILYVSYLGSVKPYKDIQKYMNNFFNDAMHELKTPLGVAGINLEMLGVDNKYTSRIKNALKQMQITYEDVEYFIKRGYIKFPKEWLDLGSYLSERVGFLQSVAGAKHTQLMLYVTNHDTVFISKLAAQRIIDNTITNAIKYSPADSKILINLYRDGDFVVFSVQDFGNGIKDIKRIWKRYEREDEVQGGFGLGLNIVSEICHKYDIIYDVKSEVNVGSIFSYKFKTQNNPSSG, from the coding sequence ATGCAAAAAAGCTTTAAGATTCCGATAATATCTACTATTGTGATTATGGCTTTGTTTGTTTTTCAAAGCTTAACGATAATAAATTTAAGTAAAAAAGATGAGAGCTATAAAAACCTCTTTGCACTCATTAAATTTGAATCGCAAATCAAACAGCTATTTTTGAATAATGCAACACTGCCAAATTCAATGATATATAGGTATGCGATAATCGATACTAATTTGATGCCGATCGTTTCAAATTTAGAAAAGGTGCCAGAGAGTTTAAAATTTGTTATGCTTGAGGAAGATGGTTATTTGTATTATAAAAGTTTCTTTTTTAAAGATAAGCATCCATATTACATCATTGTCGCACAAGAGCAGGGGCATAAAAAGATGATATTTATCGCTGCTTTGATGCTTACACTCGTGCTTTTAGCTGTATTTTTCATACTTTATGTTTCATATCTTGGAAGTGTTAAGCCATATAAGGATATACAAAAGTATATGAATAACTTCTTTAATGACGCCATGCATGAGCTAAAAACACCGCTTGGTGTGGCTGGGATAAATTTAGAGATGCTTGGTGTGGATAATAAATACACAAGTCGCATCAAAAATGCTCTAAAGCAGATGCAAATAACCTATGAGGACGTAGAGTATTTTATAAAACGTGGATATATAAAATTTCCAAAAGAGTGGCTTGATTTAGGCAGTTATCTAAGTGAGAGAGTGGGATTTTTACAAAGCGTGGCAGGTGCTAAGCACACTCAACTTATGCTATATGTAACTAACCATGATACGGTTTTTATCAGTAAACTAGCTGCTCAACGCATAATCGATAACACAATAACAAACGCTATTAAATACAGTCCAGCTGATAGCAAAATACTTATAAATTTATATCGCGATGGTGATTTTGTAGTCTTTAGCGTACAGGATTTTGGCAATGGCATAAAAGACATCAAACGAATTTGGAAGCGTTATGAGCGTGAGGATGAAGTGCAAGGTGGCTTTGGTTTGGGGCTAAATATCGTCTCTGAAATCTGCCATAAATATGACATAATCTACGATGTCAAGAGCGAAGTAAACGTTGGAAGTATATTTTCTTATAAATTTAAAACTCAAAATAATCCATCAAGTGGTTGA
- a CDS encoding cache domain-containing protein — protein sequence MSKKSLIITFISVLFAIVCFWLYLFYSAYKTEQNSFAIKLFFDNQIKQLHKSVEDAKLSSMAIAVLLGQNNTIHMCFLNDNRDGCLKNIKELIKTLSAVSMYNDIKIHLHTNDLKSYVRSWDTQRYGDTLVSFRHLLNEAKNSKKPVSGIEAGVAGVFIRAVSNVTYNNQNIGSIEVLLNFENIGKFYKEQGVDLYVLIDKVKSKATKDETNSKILDDFYIENLSSANLNSLEILRDIEFNKVNFYEYKTHFFSIVPLIDASGQKIGYYVLHINTDAKERNISQNYQPLDGLF from the coding sequence TTGAGTAAAAAAAGCCTTATAATTACGTTCATATCGGTTCTATTTGCTATTGTTTGCTTTTGGCTTTATCTGTTTTATAGTGCATATAAAACAGAGCAAAATAGCTTTGCAATAAAGCTATTTTTTGATAATCAAATAAAACAATTACATAAAAGCGTAGAAGATGCCAAACTCTCATCAATGGCGATCGCTGTTTTACTAGGGCAAAATAACACGATACATATGTGTTTTTTAAATGATAACCGCGATGGGTGCTTAAAAAATATAAAAGAGCTTATAAAAACACTCAGTGCGGTCTCGATGTATAATGACATAAAAATTCATCTACATACAAACGATCTAAAAAGCTACGTCAGAAGCTGGGATACACAACGCTATGGAGATACTTTAGTCTCTTTTCGTCATCTTTTAAATGAAGCAAAAAATAGCAAAAAGCCAGTCTCTGGAATAGAAGCTGGTGTAGCTGGAGTATTTATCCGTGCAGTCTCAAATGTAACCTATAATAATCAAAATATCGGTAGCATCGAAGTATTGTTAAATTTTGAAAATATTGGCAAATTTTATAAAGAACAAGGCGTAGATCTATATGTTTTGATAGATAAAGTAAAATCAAAAGCCACAAAAGACGAGACAAATAGTAAAATTTTAGATGATTTTTATATAGAAAATCTAAGCAGTGCAAACTTAAATTCCTTAGAAATTTTACGCGATATTGAATTTAATAAGGTAAATTTTTATGAATACAAAACGCATTTTTTCAGTATCGTGCCACTTATAGATGCAAGTGGACAAAAGATAGGCTATTATGTCTTACATATAAATACTGATGCAAAAGAGCGTAATATCTCACAAAACTATCAACCACTTGATGGATTATTTTGA
- a CDS encoding HIT family protein, with translation MIYKDKFIRVEREDNELPWVKIFAQNNFRELSDCDETTRTRLFEAMMIAEQTMIKFYAPTKINIASFGNYVPQVHIHVIARFENDSFFPESVWGKKQRENELNLPNFDEFAKILSSSLRTKFE, from the coding sequence ATGATATATAAAGATAAATTTATAAGAGTTGAACGCGAAGATAACGAGCTTCCATGGGTTAAAATTTTTGCACAAAATAACTTTCGTGAGTTAAGTGATTGTGATGAAACCACACGCACAAGGCTATTTGAAGCGATGATGATAGCGGAGCAAACTATGATTAAGTTTTATGCTCCAACAAAGATAAATATCGCTAGTTTTGGCAACTATGTGCCACAAGTGCATATCCACGTTATCGCTCGTTTTGAAAACGACAGCTTTTTCCCTGAGAGTGTTTGGGGTAAAAAACAGCGAGAAAACGAACTAAACCTGCCAAATTTTGATGAATTTGCAAAAATTTTAAGCTCAAGTTTAAGGACAAAATTTGAGTAA